A portion of the Rhinopithecus roxellana isolate Shanxi Qingling chromosome 19, ASM756505v1, whole genome shotgun sequence genome contains these proteins:
- the CCDC103 gene encoding coiled-coil domain-containing protein 103 isoform X3, giving the protein MERNDIIDFKALEKELQAALTADEKYKRENAAKLRAVEQRVASYEEFRGIVLASHLKPLERKDKMGGKRTVPWNCHTIQGRTFQDVATEISPVENPRPARDLC; this is encoded by the exons ATGGAAAGGAATGACATCATCGACTTCAAGGCTTTGGAGAAAGAGCTGCAGGCTGCACTCACTGCTGATGAGAAGTACAAACGGGAGAATGCTGCCAAGTTACGGGCAGTGGAACAGAGGGTGGCTTCCTATGAGGAGTTCAG GGGTATTGTCCTTGCATCACATCTGAAGCCACTGGAGCGGAAGGATAAGATGGGAGGAAAGAGAACTGTGCCCTGGAACTGTCACACTATTCAGGGAAGGACCTTCCAGGATGTGGCCACTGAAATCTCCCCGGTAG AAAACCCCCGTCCAGCCCGAGACCTCTGCTGA
- the CCDC103 gene encoding coiled-coil domain-containing protein 103 isoform X2, whose product MERNDIIDFKALEKELQAALTADEKYKRENAAKLRAVEQRVASYEEFRGIVLASHLKPLERKDKMGGKRTVPWNCHTIQGRTFQDVATEISPVGENPRPARDLC is encoded by the exons ATGGAAAGGAATGACATCATCGACTTCAAGGCTTTGGAGAAAGAGCTGCAGGCTGCACTCACTGCTGATGAGAAGTACAAACGGGAGAATGCTGCCAAGTTACGGGCAGTGGAACAGAGGGTGGCTTCCTATGAGGAGTTCAG GGGTATTGTCCTTGCATCACATCTGAAGCCACTGGAGCGGAAGGATAAGATGGGAGGAAAGAGAACTGTGCCCTGGAACTGTCACACTATTCAGGGAAGGACCTTCCAGGATGTGGCCACTGAAATCTCCCCGGTAG GAGAAAACCCCCGTCCAGCCCGAGACCTCTGCTGA
- the CCDC103 gene encoding coiled-coil domain-containing protein 103 isoform X1 produces MERNDIIDFKALEKELQAALTADEKYKRENAAKLRAVEQRVASYEEFRGIVLASHLKPLERKDKMGGKRTVPWNCHTIQGRTFQDVATEISPEKTPVQPETSADFYRDWRRHLLSGPERYQTLLQLGGPKLGRLFQTDVGFGLLGELLVALADHVEPADRAAVLGILRSLASTGRFTLNLSLLSQAERESCKGLFQKLKAMGVPRSMKEGLSWEEQGLEEQSGGLQEEERLLQELLELYQVD; encoded by the exons ATGGAAAGGAATGACATCATCGACTTCAAGGCTTTGGAGAAAGAGCTGCAGGCTGCACTCACTGCTGATGAGAAGTACAAACGGGAGAATGCTGCCAAGTTACGGGCAGTGGAACAGAGGGTGGCTTCCTATGAGGAGTTCAG GGGTATTGTCCTTGCATCACATCTGAAGCCACTGGAGCGGAAGGATAAGATGGGAGGAAAGAGAACTGTGCCCTGGAACTGTCACACTATTCAGGGAAGGACCTTCCAGGATGTGGCCACTGAAATCTCCCCG GAGAAAACCCCCGTCCAGCCCGAGACCTCTGCTGACTTCTACCGTGATTGGCGACGACACTTGCTAAGTGGGCCAGAGCGCTACCAGACTCTACTGCAGCTTGGGGGTCCAAAGCTGGGCCGCCTCTTTCAGACAGATGTGGGGTTTGGACTTCTCGGGGAGCTGCTGGTGGCACTGGCTGATCACGTGGAGCCAGCTGACCGGGCAGCGGTGCTGGGGATCCTACGCAGCCTGGCGAGCACTGGGCGCTTCACACTGAACCTGAGCCTGCTgagccaggcagagagagagagctgcaAAGGCTTGTTTCAGAAGCTGAAAGCCATGGGCGTCCCCAGATCCATGAAGGAGGGGCTCAGCTGGGAGGAGCAGGGTCTGGAGGAGCAGTCTGGTGGGCTCCAGGAGGAGGAGAGGCTCCTGCAGGAGCTGCTGGAGCTGTACCAGGTTGACTGA